A window of Mycolicibacterium madagascariense genomic DNA:
AGCGTGTGCCCTCGTCAGGAGATGGTCGCGGTGACCCTTGGATGGTGATCCCATTCGCATCTCGCGTCCGACGCCATTGACTCGAGGCCGCGCAGGCATCCGCAAGAAGGGCAACGCATTTGGGCCGCGCCGGCGACCGATGCCGTCCTGCGGACTGACCCTCGGGGCGGCACGCTGACCGGACTGGGGCGAACCCCGTCCCCGGGTAGCGCAACGACGGCGGCCCCTCCCCTACCGGCCCACCCATCATCGAGATCGAAGGGGACTGAAGCACGTGTCACTCAACGTCGTAGTAGCCGGGTTGCCCAAGGCGGTACAAGGCGCCGCCGACCCGGATGAGGGTCTGTGGCTGACCGAACCTCAACGCCGCAGAATTCTCGACGTCGACGCGGACGTGTGGCTCGAGCACGTCCCGGTGTCTCGTCTGAACGCCGGCCAGGGACCCGAGCGCCCTCCCCACGCCATCTTGATCGAGACCAGCGGCACGGTCACATCCGGTGAATCGGAGCAGGGCATCCTCACCCTCAAGGGATACGAGCAACTCCTCAACCCACAGTTGCGTCTGATCCAGTCGATGAGCGCGGGCGCCGAACATCTGACGTCCATCGTCCCGGACGGCGTGACTCTGGCCAACGCGTCCGGGGTGGCGGCCAATGCCGTCGCCGAGACCGTGATCGCCGCGATCCTGGCGGACGCCAAGATGCTGCGCACGCGCTGGGACAACCACGCCGCCAAGATCTGGGCGGCAGAACCGGCCCGTGAAGTGGCGGGATCGGTGATGTCCATTCTGGGTACGGGGAGCATCGGCTCGCAGACCGCGCGGATCGCCCGGGCGCTGGGCATCAAGACCATCGGAATCAACCGGCGTGGCAACGTCGTCGACGGTTTCGACGAGGTCGTCCGCACCGAAGCGCTCCACGACGTCCTCGCCGTGTCTGACTACCTCGTGATCGCCGCGCCACTGACGCCGCTCACCAGGGGTCTGATCGATGCGCGTGCCCTCGCGGCCCTCAAACCAGGGGGCTGGTTCGCCAATGTCGCCCGCGGCGCCATCCACGATGCATCCGCCCTCACTGCGGCCCTCGACAGCGGCCACCTGCGCGGTGCGCTCGTCGACTGTCACGTCACCGAGCCGCTTCCGGCCGACGATCCGCTCTGGACGACGCCGGGCGCCTTGGTGTACCCGCACGACTCACACGCTTCACAACTCCTGGGCGATCGGCAGGTGGACGTGTTCGTGGACAATCTCGAACGCCTGTGTGCGGGAATGCCATTCCGCAACGTCGTCGACCCCGACAGGGGTTACTGAGATGGTGAGCAGCGGTGTCGGACGACCGGGTCCGGGCGTGACGACTGCGTCGTACATCCCCGACTGAATTCACCTTTTAGAGAGGTTCCCATCAATGCCCGTGGCACTCATCTGTGGCGGTGGAATCGCCGGGTTGTCTTCTGCCCTGCACCTCAAGAAGGAGGGGTGGACCGTCCGCATCTTCGAAAAGGATCCCGAATTACGCACCGCCGGTGTGGGTCTCAACATTTGGCCGAACGGTGTTCGGGTCCTGCAGGGCCTTGGGCTCGGTGCGAACTACCTCGCCAACGCGGCGACGATCGACCGGTGGTGGACGCTGGACAGCGACGGTGCCCAGACATCGGAGGTCGACGTGAGCGTGTGGAGCGAGGAACTCGGCGCACCGATCACCGGGGCACGGCGGGTGCGGCTCAACGCGCTGCTCGCAGCTGGCTTCGACGACGACGAGATCGTCTACGAGCGCACCGCGGAGCGCTACGAACAGACCGATCGCGACATCACGGTGTTCTTCGCCGAGGGGGACCACGCCACGGGCGACGTGCTGCTGGGCACCGACGGCGTGGGCTCCAAGATCCGCAACCACATGTTCGGCGAACCGCAGGTGTTCACCAACGAGGGGATCTTCCGCTGGCGGGGCGTCTTCGACTGCGCCAGCGCCGGTGTGCCGACCACTGTCCAGGCCGACGTCTTCGGCCCGAATGGCCACGTGGGCTGGATCCCGATCGACCAGACCCATGCGTATTGGTACGGCAGTCTCGACGGTCTCGCGACGTTCGACGCCTTCCGCGCGTCGTGCGGAGGGTGGACCAACACTCCGGTGCCACGGATTCTCGACGTCAGCGAGCCGGGCAGTGTGATGGGTCGCGAGGTCGTCCACTTGCGAAACCATCTGCCCCGCTGGACCGACGGCCGCGCCGTGCTCATCGGCGACTCGGCTCATCCGATGTACCCGGGCATGGCCCAGGGCGCCAATCAGGCACTCATCGACGGCCAGACGCTCGCTCGTCATCTCGCATCATCGTCCTCGGACCTGGGCACCGCGATGAACGCGTTCGAAGACGACCGTCTTCCGGTGGCCCACAAGATGGTCGAGTATTCGCGACTGCACTTCGACTACGTCGTCACCCGCAAGCAATATGCGACGGGAGGGGTCAACTGGCAGATTTCGCGATACCTCGAATTCGAAGGCCCTCGGTAGCGATGCCAGCGCCCACACCTAGATTTCATCGCGATTAACGGAGGCCGCAAGTCTGCTGTCAATACGCTGTCGTTGCGCTCTGAATATCCGTCGTGCGCACATTGCCCTCCCAACCCTGCTGCCACGTGCACGGTGCGGAGTACCGTTACCGTGCAACGCTTTTCGTCGCACGCCGACCACGCCTTCGGGTCGATCGGCGCGCTGTCGGGTGGACACATCACGGGGGTTACACCGCGGTGAATTGGACGTAACCCGAGCTGTTTAGCGTTGTGCGCCCATGCACGTGGGCTCGTGACGAGGAGTGACGGCGATGACGGTAGAGACAGGCGTGACACAGGCCAGCCCCGGGTTGCAGCGGTCGGTCGGCTTCTGGGGGCTGATGTTCGTGTCGCTGGGATCCATCATCGGCTCCGGCTGGCTGCTGAGCGCCTTGAGCGCCACGCAATCCGCGGGTCCGGCGGCCATCCTGTCGTGGGTCTTGGCGGCGGCGATGTTGATCGTCCTCGCACTCGTCTTCGCCGAGCTGGGCGGCGCCTACCCGGTCGCCGGCGGCTCTGGGCGATTTCCGTACTACTCGCATGGCGCCTTCAGCGGATTCGTCGCCGCGTGGGCGTCGTGGCTGCAGGCCGTTGCGATCGCACCGATCGAAATCCTCGGAGCCATCACCTATGTGAACAGCGTGGGGTGGGTCAATCAGCACTTCAACATGCTCAACAGCGACACCGGGTTGTTGAACCTCAACGGCCTCATCGTGGCCACGATCTTGATGATCCTCTTCACCGGGATGAATCTGGCGGGGGCCAAGTTCATGTCCGAAAGCAATGGGCTCGTCGTGATCTGGAAGACCGCGGTACCGCTGCTAGCAATCGTCGTCATCGCGTACCTGTCGTTTCACCCCAGCAACTTCACCGCGGGCGGCAGCTTCATGCCGTTCGGTTTCCACGGCGTGTTCGCCGCACTGCCTCTCGGCGTGGTGTTCGCCCTGCAGGGCTTCGAACAGGCCGTCCAGCTAGCGGGCGAAGCCAAGAATCCCCAGAAGGACATGTCGCGCGCGATCATCACCGCGATGATCATCGGTGCCCTGCTCTACATCGCGCTGCAGGCAGCGTTCATCTTCGCCGTCAAACCCGATGACGTGAAGGGCGGCTGGGCTCAGCCGCTGGGGACTGGCGGCGCCCATTCGAGCTATGGCGCCTGGTACACCCTGGCGATCGCCGTGGGCGCCGGCTGGCTGGCCGTCATCCTGATCATCGATGCGGTCGTCTCCCCGTCGGGCACGGGCATCGTCTACATCGGCACTACCGCACGGCTGTCCTATGCGCTCGGCGAGCTGCCCGAGCTGCCGACCCGCCTCGCCAGCACCGATAAGCGTGGTGTTCCGGTGTGGTCCATCATCGTCTCGGCGGTCATCGGCTGGTTGTGTTTCGGGCCGTTCCCGAGCTGGAGCAAGCTGGTCGCCGTCGTCACCGGTGCCACTGCCATCATGTACGCATTCGCTCCAATTGCGTTGGCCGCCTTGCGTAGACGTGACGGAGATCGGCCGCGCAGCTACCGCATGCCGTTGCCCAGTGTGCTGCTGCCCATCGCCTTCATCTCGGCGAATCTACTGCTGTACTGGGGCGGTTACGACATCGATTGGAAGCTCGACATCGCCCTAGTGCTCGGCGCCGTGCTGTTCATCGTCGGAGCGGCCATCAAGCACACCTACACCAACGACATGCTGCGCCATGGCTACTGGATATTCCCCTGGCTGATCGGCATGACGATCATCAGCCACTACGGCAATTACGGCGTGGGAACACATCCGGTATTCGACGGTTTCATCTTCGGCGAATGGTCCGATCTCGTCATCGTGGCGGTGTTCAGCCTGATCATCTACTACTGGGCGCTCGCCGTCGCCATGCCGACCGACAAGGTCAAGGCCATCGTCGAGAGGGACGCCGACCAGATCGAGGGTGGAAACGTCCTCGCCGTTCCGCTCAGCTCGTGATCGCTTGCGCGTCAACGCAGTGTGATTGAGTAGGACCCACCGCGCGAGCGGTGACACCCGAGGCGCTATCGTCGGTGGCGATCCGTGCGTCTAGGGTTCCGCGTCAAGCCATTGGCGGTCTGGTCCGAGCGTCGCCAGGTGGTCGCGCCGAAAGGCGTTGCCATCCACACCCAAAGGACAAAAACCTAGAGGGCTCACTGTTCGAGTGTCGTCATGCGTCCTGGACGTACGACGACGGAGGCAAGGAGCCCGGTTTTGTCCGTCATCGAATCTGCCGCCCACCTGCCCACCGCAGGCATCTCGGTCGGCGTCCTCGTGGTCGTCGTTCTCGCGGGTGTCCTGCACGCAGGATGGAACGTCGCGGCGCATGCGATCACCGACAGACTCGCTGCGCAACTCACCATCGCCGGGGCCTACACGCTGGCGGCAGCTCCGGTCGCCGTGTTCGCCGTGGCTCCGCGGCGCGGGGCGTGGCCCTTCATCGTGGGGTCTGCGCTCATGCACCTGGTCTATACGGCGCTGCTGATGCGCAGCTATCGACTCGGCGACTTCGGCGTCGCCTACCCCGTCGCGCGTGCAGTGGCACCGGTGGTGGTCACTGCGTACTCCGTGGCCGTTCTCGGCGAGCACCCTGCCGCGCACCAATGGGCCGGCATCGTGCTGCTCTGCTCCGGCATCGCGATGGTCGCCGTCGCCAGACCTCCGGGGGCCGGCCGGCCGTCGCGCTCCGCCACGCTGGCGGCGATCGCCACCGGGTCGTGCATCGCCGCCTACACCGTGATCGACGCCGTGGGGGTCCGCTACAGCGACAGCGTCGCTGGCTACGTCGGCTGGATGTTCCTCCTGCAAGGCCCGCTCATCCTCGCCTTCCTCGGCGCGGTGATTCCGCCCCGCCGCCTCTGGGACAGAGCGCGCCCCTACCTTCGCGTCGGGCTGACCAGCGGACTGGTATCCCTCGTCGCCTACGCCGCAGTGATCTGGGCGCAGGCGCGGTCCCCCGAGGCCACCGGAACCGTGGCGGCGACACGCGAAATCGGCATCGTCATCGCCGCGTTCCTCGGTCGGATGCTCTACCGCGAACCACTGGGCCACGCGCGCGTCGTCGGGGCGATCGTCGCCTTCGCCGGCATAGTGGTGACCAGCCTCTAGGAGTCACCGGTGTGGGACGCCAGGCTCGTCGCCAAGGGCAGGAAGACGACGTCGACGATCTCGGCGATCGTCTCCGGGGATGCGGGTCGCATGGACATGAAGAGGTCGTGGCGGAGCAAGTCGCTGGGCAGCGCCTTGATGCGGTCCGGTAGCGGGTTCGGCCCGAGTTCGCCTCGGGCGACGGCACGTTCGACGATCACGTCCATCAGCGAGCGGCCCTCGGGGAGGAACAGACGGCGAAACCGCGCCGGGGTGCCGCCCTCCTGATCGAAGTACGCACCCAGCCGGACGGTGAATAGCCCGATGAATCCCGACCTCCGGTCGTTCACCTCGTGCAGGACGGCGAGCACGTCGTCGCGGAGGCTGCCGGTGTCTGGGGCCTCGATCTCGTCGACGTGACCGCGGTGCCGAATCGTGGCCTCCAACAGATCGATTCGCGACGGCCACCGTCGGTAGAGCACCGAACGGGCCGTCTCCGACCGGCTCGCGACGGCATCGATCGTGAACTTGTCGTAACCGGCCTCGAGCAGCTGATCCCATGCCGCGTCGAGGATCGCGGACTCCAGGGCGGCGCCGCGCCGACGCGACACGTGGGGCGTCTTAGAGATCACTTGCGTAGCTTATCGTACGCTGCTACCTTCGGGTCGATAAGCAACATATGTGTATCTAATGCTAAAGGAGAACGTCGATGCCCCCTCGCAGCGCCCTGGTCTCCGGCGCAAGCATCGCCGGCCCGGTCCTGGCCTTCTGGCTCGCAGAGGCCGGCTGGGACGTGACCGTCGTCGAACGGGCCGAGCGCCTGCGCACCAGCGGATACCCCGTCGACGTGCGCGGGACGGCTGTGGACGTCATCCGGCGGATGGGCCTGCAGGACGCGCTCGCAGCCGCACGGTACCGCCACGCTCCGATCGCCCTGCTCACGCCAGGAGGCCGTCGGTTGACCACGTTGGACTTCGGCGAGCTGCTCAACGACACGACCGCCGGCGACGTCGAGATCTCCCGGGGAGACCTCGGAAGGATCCTGTACGAAGCCGCCGCCGACCGGGTGACCTACGTCTTCGGGGACTCGATCACCGGCATCGAGCAGACCGACGCCGGGGTGAACGTCACATTCGCGGTCCGCGCGCCGCAGTCGTTCGACGTCGTGATCGGAGCCGACGGCATCCACTCCAACGTGCGTCGCCTCGCCTTTGGTGCCGAGCAGCACTTCATCCGGCACCTCGGGCCGCTGGCCGCCATCTGGGACCTACCGGCCGGCAGCTTCGCACCAGGCGACGGGTTCATGTACTCCCACGCCGGACGGACCGTCGTCGTCGAACGACCCACCGAACACGCACCGGCTCGCGCGTTCCTGGCCTTCGTCCACGACGACCCGGGCTCGGTGGACACGCGCGACCGGGCGACCGCCGCCGCGTCGATCCGAACCGCCTTCGCCGAAGACCGTTGGCGCACAGCCGATGTCATCGACACACTGACCGACGCCGGGGACGTGTACTTCGACACCGTCAGCCAGATCCGGATGGACCGATGGAGTGCTGACCGCGTCGCACTGGTCGGTGACGCGGCCTACGCGCCGGCGTTCCTGTCCGGCCAGGGCACCAGCATCGCGATCGCGGGCGCGTACGTGCTGGCGAGTGAACTCGTCCGCCACCAGCACCCGCGCGCCGCGTTCGAGGCCTACGAGCGCAGGATGCGCCGCTACGTCGAGAAGAACCAAGACCTCGCCCTGCGGACCGACTCGTCGGTGATCGCTCGCAGCCGAAGGGAACTGCTGCGCCGCAACATTCGTCTGTCGATCGTGCCACTACTGCAGCGGCTCGGACTCGCCGCGACGTCGAGGCCCCCGCTCCGTGAGGCGGCGACGGATTTGACGCTGAAAGCCGACGATTTACGACGGAGCCGCATTCCACGTTGAGGCGCTGGCGATTCGGGAGATGCGGCGGTGGGGCGCCGGGTCACCGCCGTTCGATCTGCAGACCTGCCGAGGCCAGCACGTCGACGATCTCCCACGGTTGAGACTTGGCCGGTGCACGTCATGACGATTGGGCGCCCGCAGATCCAGCACCCTAATGGCGATGACGACATCTCGAGAGGCCGGTCCGGCTGACGCCCTACTCCCCTGTCCGACAATCGTTTCCGCATGGGGCACACCAGTTCGCCCGCGACGCGACCTCCGCGTTGATCGTGACGATCCTGCGTCGGCCGACCCTCACCGGGGTAACTTCGACGTACCGCCGTGCCTCGAACGGGAGCATCACGCGAGGGACCGAAAGGAGTTGCCGCCATCGACGACACGGCGCGCTACGCCCTCCTCATACTGTGCGCCAGCGCCGTAGGACTCGTCGCGCTGATGGCGAACCGTCTCACCGAACGACTGAAGATCCCCACTCCCCTGCTGGTGCTCGCCGGTGGCGCGGTGGCCGCCAACGCGCTGACCGCTCTGCAGGCACCGCCGGAGCACGTGGTGGAACGGATCATCACCGTCGCGCTGATCCTGGTGCTGTTCGACGGTGGCATGCACATCGGCTGGCCGCGATTCCGTGCGGCCGCGGGCCCGATCGTCTCGACGGGTGTCGTGGGCACCTTCCTCACCGCGGCGGCGTCGGCGGTGCTGCTGCACGTGGCCTTCGGCATCGACTGGTATCTGGCCGCGCTGGTGGCCACCGCCGTCGCCCCGACCGACCCCGCCGTGGTGTTCTCCGTGCTGGGCCGACGGGAGATCGCCGGACGCAGCGGCACCATCCTGGAGGGTGAATCCGGCGCCAACGACCCCGTCGGCATCGCCCTGATGTCGAGCCTGCTCGCCGCGGGTGCGGTGAGTATCGCCGGTTTCGCCAACGTCGGCGTGACGTTCTGCCTGCAGATGGTGATCGGCGCGGTGATCGGACTCGTCGGCGGCCGGGCGCTGCTGATCTTCGTCCGCCGGGTGCCGCTTCCCAGCGAGGGGCTCTACCCACTGCGGACCCTGGCCGTCGCGTTGATGCTCTACGGCGTGACCACGCTGGCACACGGCTCGGGTTTCCTGGCCGTGTTCGTCGCCGGCATCGTGGTGGGCGACGCGCGGGTGCCGTACCGGCAGGAGGTCGCGCGTTTTCACGCCGCGCTGGCCGGCCTGGCCGAGATCGTGGCGTTCGGCGTCCTGGGCCTGACCGTCGATCTGCACGTGCTCGGCCGTCCGGACGTCTGGATTCCCGGACTGCTGCTCGGTGTCGCGCTCACCGTCGTCATCCGGCCACTGGGCGTGGGCATCTGCCTGATACCGGTGCGCCTGCGACGCAACGAGCGTGCGTTCATCCTGTTCGCAGGGCTCAAGGGCGCCGTGCCCATCCTGCTCGGTGAGCTGCTGCGCACCGCCGGGGTGCCACAGGCCGAACGC
This region includes:
- a CDS encoding APC family permease, which produces MTVETGVTQASPGLQRSVGFWGLMFVSLGSIIGSGWLLSALSATQSAGPAAILSWVLAAAMLIVLALVFAELGGAYPVAGGSGRFPYYSHGAFSGFVAAWASWLQAVAIAPIEILGAITYVNSVGWVNQHFNMLNSDTGLLNLNGLIVATILMILFTGMNLAGAKFMSESNGLVVIWKTAVPLLAIVVIAYLSFHPSNFTAGGSFMPFGFHGVFAALPLGVVFALQGFEQAVQLAGEAKNPQKDMSRAIITAMIIGALLYIALQAAFIFAVKPDDVKGGWAQPLGTGGAHSSYGAWYTLAIAVGAGWLAVILIIDAVVSPSGTGIVYIGTTARLSYALGELPELPTRLASTDKRGVPVWSIIVSAVIGWLCFGPFPSWSKLVAVVTGATAIMYAFAPIALAALRRRDGDRPRSYRMPLPSVLLPIAFISANLLLYWGGYDIDWKLDIALVLGAVLFIVGAAIKHTYTNDMLRHGYWIFPWLIGMTIISHYGNYGVGTHPVFDGFIFGEWSDLVIVAVFSLIIYYWALAVAMPTDKVKAIVERDADQIEGGNVLAVPLSS
- a CDS encoding EamA family transporter, with protein sequence MSVIESAAHLPTAGISVGVLVVVVLAGVLHAGWNVAAHAITDRLAAQLTIAGAYTLAAAPVAVFAVAPRRGAWPFIVGSALMHLVYTALLMRSYRLGDFGVAYPVARAVAPVVVTAYSVAVLGEHPAAHQWAGIVLLCSGIAMVAVARPPGAGRPSRSATLAAIATGSCIAAYTVIDAVGVRYSDSVAGYVGWMFLLQGPLILAFLGAVIPPRRLWDRARPYLRVGLTSGLVSLVAYAAVIWAQARSPEATGTVAATREIGIVIAAFLGRMLYREPLGHARVVGAIVAFAGIVVTSL
- a CDS encoding cation:proton antiporter domain-containing protein — translated: MANRLTERLKIPTPLLVLAGGAVAANALTALQAPPEHVVERIITVALILVLFDGGMHIGWPRFRAAAGPIVSTGVVGTFLTAAASAVLLHVAFGIDWYLAALVATAVAPTDPAVVFSVLGRREIAGRSGTILEGESGANDPVGIALMSSLLAAGAVSIAGFANVGVTFCLQMVIGAVIGLVGGRALLIFVRRVPLPSEGLYPLRTLAVALMLYGVTTLAHGSGFLAVFVAGIVVGDARVPYRQEVARFHAALAGLAEIVAFGVLGLTVDLHVLGRPDVWIPGLLLGVALTVVIRPLGVGICLIPVRLRRNERAFILFAGLKGAVPILLGELLRTAGVPQAERLYGIVVVVVTFSVLVQGGSVPMVARLLRLPMRTTEPEPWAVGVRLRDEPHGVQRLTVAAGSAADGMTVESLGDVAGDVWVSIVVRASGLVPVRADTELQAGDVVVILAESEHSARLNQLFCRAD
- a CDS encoding TetR/AcrR family transcriptional regulator codes for the protein MISKTPHVSRRRGAALESAILDAAWDQLLEAGYDKFTIDAVASRSETARSVLYRRWPSRIDLLEATIRHRGHVDEIEAPDTGSLRDDVLAVLHEVNDRRSGFIGLFTVRLGAYFDQEGGTPARFRRLFLPEGRSLMDVIVERAVARGELGPNPLPDRIKALPSDLLRHDLFMSMRPASPETIAEIVDVVFLPLATSLASHTGDS
- a CDS encoding D-2-hydroxyacid dehydrogenase; its protein translation is MSLNVVVAGLPKAVQGAADPDEGLWLTEPQRRRILDVDADVWLEHVPVSRLNAGQGPERPPHAILIETSGTVTSGESEQGILTLKGYEQLLNPQLRLIQSMSAGAEHLTSIVPDGVTLANASGVAANAVAETVIAAILADAKMLRTRWDNHAAKIWAAEPAREVAGSVMSILGTGSIGSQTARIARALGIKTIGINRRGNVVDGFDEVVRTEALHDVLAVSDYLVIAAPLTPLTRGLIDARALAALKPGGWFANVARGAIHDASALTAALDSGHLRGALVDCHVTEPLPADDPLWTTPGALVYPHDSHASQLLGDRQVDVFVDNLERLCAGMPFRNVVDPDRGY
- a CDS encoding FAD-dependent oxidoreductase, giving the protein MPVALICGGGIAGLSSALHLKKEGWTVRIFEKDPELRTAGVGLNIWPNGVRVLQGLGLGANYLANAATIDRWWTLDSDGAQTSEVDVSVWSEELGAPITGARRVRLNALLAAGFDDDEIVYERTAERYEQTDRDITVFFAEGDHATGDVLLGTDGVGSKIRNHMFGEPQVFTNEGIFRWRGVFDCASAGVPTTVQADVFGPNGHVGWIPIDQTHAYWYGSLDGLATFDAFRASCGGWTNTPVPRILDVSEPGSVMGREVVHLRNHLPRWTDGRAVLIGDSAHPMYPGMAQGANQALIDGQTLARHLASSSSDLGTAMNAFEDDRLPVAHKMVEYSRLHFDYVVTRKQYATGGVNWQISRYLEFEGPR
- a CDS encoding FAD-dependent monooxygenase, whose translation is MPPRSALVSGASIAGPVLAFWLAEAGWDVTVVERAERLRTSGYPVDVRGTAVDVIRRMGLQDALAAARYRHAPIALLTPGGRRLTTLDFGELLNDTTAGDVEISRGDLGRILYEAAADRVTYVFGDSITGIEQTDAGVNVTFAVRAPQSFDVVIGADGIHSNVRRLAFGAEQHFIRHLGPLAAIWDLPAGSFAPGDGFMYSHAGRTVVVERPTEHAPARAFLAFVHDDPGSVDTRDRATAAASIRTAFAEDRWRTADVIDTLTDAGDVYFDTVSQIRMDRWSADRVALVGDAAYAPAFLSGQGTSIAIAGAYVLASELVRHQHPRAAFEAYERRMRRYVEKNQDLALRTDSSVIARSRRELLRRNIRLSIVPLLQRLGLAATSRPPLREAATDLTLKADDLRRSRIPR